A stretch of Acidimicrobiales bacterium DNA encodes these proteins:
- a CDS encoding tetratricopeptide repeat protein: MAIDVTDATFETDVLERSTTATVVIDLWADWCGPCRVLGPILEKVVGETAGVDLVKIDVDANPRSAATFQVQSIPAVYAIRDRKVVDSFVGALPEPAVRQWIAGLTRPPSEVDRLVAAGDEASLRKALELEPANEKAVMALATLLIDGGAAGEDSREEALSILARLPETPETRRLAAQARLGSELASAESNGDGVEAKLDALLEKVRDDDGARQEFVDLLEVLGPDDPRTASYRRALTAKLF; the protein is encoded by the coding sequence ATGGCAATCGACGTAACAGATGCCACTTTCGAGACCGACGTGCTGGAACGGTCCACGACCGCCACGGTCGTGATCGACCTGTGGGCCGACTGGTGCGGTCCGTGCCGCGTGCTCGGACCGATCCTCGAGAAGGTCGTCGGCGAGACGGCCGGGGTGGACCTGGTCAAGATCGACGTAGACGCCAACCCGCGATCAGCCGCGACCTTCCAGGTTCAGTCGATCCCGGCGGTGTACGCGATACGTGACCGGAAGGTCGTTGACAGCTTTGTCGGAGCACTTCCAGAGCCGGCCGTTCGGCAGTGGATCGCCGGACTGACCCGTCCCCCGAGCGAAGTGGACCGGTTGGTGGCCGCCGGCGACGAGGCGTCGCTCCGCAAGGCGCTTGAACTTGAACCGGCCAACGAGAAGGCGGTGATGGCGTTGGCGACCCTCCTGATCGACGGCGGTGCGGCCGGGGAGGATTCGCGGGAGGAGGCGCTGTCGATTCTCGCTCGCCTTCCGGAGACTCCAGAGACCCGCCGGCTAGCGGCACAGGCACGGCTTGGGTCCGAGCTCGCATCCGCAGAGTCGAACGGGGACGGCGTCGAAGCCAAGCTGGACGCGCTTCTCGAGAAGGTCAGGGACGACGACGGCGCAAGGCAGGAGTTCGTGGATCTTCTCGAGGTGCTCGGACCCGACGATCCTCGAACCGCTTCCTACCGCAGGGCGCTCACCGCGAAGTTGTTCTGA
- the holA gene encoding DNA polymerase III subunit delta: MTTPTLLSFPVVLVDGDDPSLISEALAGMMRELVGDADRDLVVEDYRGDNVDLAAVADSCATPPFLSDRRVVVVRDVGRYSTDEVAPLIAYLEDPLPSTVLVLGAGEGSIAPKLVAAIKAKGHVQSTKVAPREAADWVRARLRSAPVRLDASAERLVLDHLGEDLGRLGSLLDVLASAYGEGERVDAGAVAPYLGEAGSIAPWDLTDAIDAGRTEDALKNLHRLLGSGERHPLVVLAILHRHLQSLLKVDSPSIRTEAQAAEAMGIAKGRSTFPAKKALNAAQRWGSAGIADGIGLVARAELDLKGASSWSPEATLEVLVARLCFRARSGRASGAR, from the coding sequence ATGACTACGCCGACTCTGCTTTCGTTCCCGGTGGTCCTAGTCGATGGAGATGATCCTTCTCTCATCAGTGAAGCTCTGGCCGGGATGATGCGCGAGCTCGTCGGGGATGCCGACCGGGACCTGGTGGTAGAGGACTACCGGGGGGACAACGTCGACCTGGCGGCGGTGGCAGACAGCTGCGCGACTCCGCCGTTTCTTTCCGACCGTCGCGTAGTGGTCGTTCGTGACGTGGGGCGTTACTCCACCGATGAGGTGGCTCCTCTTATCGCCTACCTCGAGGACCCGTTGCCGTCGACGGTGCTGGTTCTCGGTGCGGGGGAGGGAAGCATCGCCCCCAAGCTGGTCGCCGCGATCAAGGCCAAGGGCCACGTCCAATCCACGAAGGTCGCGCCCAGGGAGGCAGCAGACTGGGTGAGGGCTCGGCTGCGATCGGCTCCGGTGCGACTCGACGCGTCCGCGGAACGACTCGTTCTCGATCACCTCGGCGAGGACCTCGGGCGGCTCGGCTCGCTGCTGGATGTCTTGGCATCGGCTTATGGCGAGGGCGAGCGAGTCGATGCTGGCGCCGTCGCTCCCTACCTTGGCGAAGCGGGATCGATCGCTCCGTGGGACCTCACCGACGCGATCGATGCGGGACGCACCGAAGACGCCCTGAAGAACCTTCACCGGCTTCTCGGGTCCGGTGAGCGCCACCCGCTCGTCGTGCTTGCGATACTCCACCGGCATCTGCAGTCGCTGCTGAAGGTCGACAGCCCTTCAATACGCACGGAGGCACAGGCCGCTGAGGCGATGGGGATCGCCAAGGGGCGCAGTACGTTTCCCGCCAAGAAGGCGCTGAACGCCGCTCAGCGATGGGGGTCTGCCGGCATCGCTGATGGAATCGGCCTCGTCGCTCGAGCCGAGCTCGACCTCAAAGGCGCAAGCTCCTGGTCGCCCGAGGCGACCCTCGAAGTCCTCGTTGCCAGGTTGTGCTTCCGCGCGCGGTCGGGGCGGGCGTCGGGCGCCCGCTGA
- the folP gene encoding dihydropteroate synthase, with amino-acid sequence MLLELGDRAFDLTSRSLVMGILNRTPDSFYDRGLYWDMDAFYRRAEQLVAEGADILDVGGVKAGPGPEVTEAEELDRVVPAVAALSQRFDVPLSVDTWRAAVAGESFRAGAVMGNDISGFADPGYLRVASDAGAAVVATHIRLRPRVADPEPHYTDVVAEVSEFLVQRAKTARDEGIPDSRIVLDAGLDLGKTAAQSVELLRASDRLTALGWPVLLSASNKTFLGVEFDLEIGDRWEATLAAHALGVSLGCRILRAHDVRAARRVCDTIAAVLEAR; translated from the coding sequence GTGTTGTTGGAGCTGGGCGACCGGGCTTTCGATTTGACCTCGCGGTCTCTCGTCATGGGAATCCTGAACCGGACGCCGGACTCGTTCTATGACCGCGGCTTGTATTGGGACATGGACGCGTTCTACCGCCGCGCCGAGCAGCTGGTGGCAGAGGGCGCTGACATTCTCGACGTGGGAGGCGTGAAGGCCGGTCCAGGACCGGAGGTCACAGAAGCAGAGGAGCTCGATCGGGTCGTTCCCGCAGTCGCCGCTCTAAGTCAACGCTTCGACGTTCCGCTGTCCGTGGACACGTGGCGGGCCGCGGTAGCCGGCGAGTCTTTCCGAGCCGGCGCGGTCATGGGTAACGACATCAGCGGCTTTGCCGACCCCGGCTATCTCCGCGTCGCGTCGGACGCCGGCGCGGCGGTGGTGGCGACGCACATCCGGCTCAGGCCGAGAGTCGCGGACCCTGAGCCCCATTACACCGACGTTGTCGCCGAGGTGTCCGAGTTCCTCGTGCAGCGTGCCAAGACTGCGCGCGACGAGGGCATACCCGACTCGCGGATCGTCCTCGACGCAGGACTCGATCTCGGCAAGACCGCCGCGCAATCGGTCGAGTTGCTCAGAGCGTCTGATCGCCTCACGGCCCTCGGTTGGCCGGTCCTTCTTTCTGCGTCCAACAAGACGTTTCTCGGAGTCGAGTTCGACCTGGAAATCGGCGACCGGTGGGAGGCGACCCTCGCTGCTCATGCTTTGGGTGTCAGCCTGGGTTGCCGCATCCTTCGTGCCCACGATGTTCGAGCGGCCCGCCGGGTGTGCGACACCATTGCAGCGGTACTCGAAGCCCGATGA